In Persephonella sp. IF05-L8, the following are encoded in one genomic region:
- a CDS encoding ATP-binding protein produces MKRKEIFKELIVEFQNRQLPAIINRNIEIPINTKKIISIIGVRRSGKTFVLFQTIKKLLNEYKIPVERIVYINFEDERLEITKEDLNQLIEAYTELYPDISLDKVYLFFDEIQNVQGWEKFIRRIYDSYTKNIFITGSNSKLLSSEIATSLRGRSIPFTVYPLLFKEFMKFKNIKTKKTDIYDIKKRAKIKNLFLEYMEFGGFPEVVFLEDENLKIKVLQEYFEVMLYRDIIERFQIKNPLVLKYFVKRVVENVGKPLSVNNIYNELKSQGFKLAKDNLYSYLEILEAIFFSFIVKKYTKSVLKSELSHKKVYLIDNGFLNALSFSFKEKKGALLENILVKEFKARGNEVFYFKEKKECDFVVVDNENNLTPVQVSLSLTDKETRKREIEGLIEALKFLGLNKGVIITLDEKEELEVNNYKIDIIPAYEYLLQL; encoded by the coding sequence ATGAAAAGGAAAGAGATATTTAAAGAGCTTATAGTTGAGTTCCAAAACAGGCAATTACCAGCTATTATAAATCGTAATATAGAAATTCCTATCAATACAAAAAAAATAATTTCTATTATAGGTGTAAGGCGAAGCGGTAAGACTTTTGTTCTTTTCCAAACAATCAAAAAATTGCTCAATGAATATAAAATTCCTGTAGAAAGAATAGTCTATATAAATTTTGAAGATGAACGCCTTGAAATAACAAAAGAGGATTTAAATCAGCTTATAGAGGCTTATACAGAGCTTTATCCAGATATCTCTCTGGATAAGGTTTATCTCTTTTTTGATGAAATTCAAAATGTGCAGGGTTGGGAAAAATTTATTCGCAGAATTTACGATAGCTATACAAAAAATATATTCATAACCGGTTCAAACTCAAAACTATTATCCTCTGAAATAGCAACTTCTCTAAGAGGGAGAAGTATACCATTTACGGTGTATCCACTTTTGTTTAAAGAATTTATGAAATTCAAGAACATAAAAACAAAAAAAACTGATATTTATGACATAAAGAAAAGAGCCAAAATAAAGAACTTGTTCTTAGAATATATGGAGTTTGGAGGATTTCCTGAAGTTGTGTTTTTAGAAGATGAAAATTTAAAAATAAAGGTATTACAGGAATATTTTGAAGTAATGCTTTATAGGGATATTATAGAAAGATTTCAAATAAAAAATCCTTTAGTGCTGAAATATTTTGTAAAAAGAGTTGTAGAAAATGTAGGAAAACCTTTGTCAGTTAATAATATCTACAATGAATTGAAATCTCAGGGGTTTAAACTGGCAAAAGATAATTTATATTCTTATTTGGAAATATTAGAAGCTATATTTTTTTCATTTATAGTGAAAAAATATACAAAATCAGTTTTAAAATCTGAATTATCACATAAAAAGGTTTATCTAATTGATAATGGGTTTTTAAATGCTTTGAGTTTTTCTTTTAAAGAAAAAAAGGGTGCTTTGCTGGAGAATATACTTGTAAAAGAGTTTAAAGCCAGAGGCAATGAAGTTTTTTATTTTAAAGAAAAAAAAGAATGTGATTTTGTAGTTGTAGATAATGAAAATAATCTAACTCCTGTTCAGGTTAGCCTTTCTCTTACAGATAAAGAAACAAGGAAAAGGGAAATTGAAGGGTTAATAGAGGCTTTAAAGTTTCTTGGTTTAAATAAAGGAGTAATAATAACTTTAGATGAAAAAGAAGAATTAGAAGTAAATAACTACAAAATAGATATAATCCCTGCTTACGAGTATCTGCTACAGTTATAA